A single genomic interval of Brevundimonas diminuta harbors:
- a CDS encoding DUF1294 domain-containing protein, with the protein MSNLDLALIAILCGEVLGFLAFARDKRRAKAGLWRTPESTLLLFGLIGGLGAWMGQHILRHKTRKEPFRTQFGLIVLLHLILLAGGAAWVIL; encoded by the coding sequence ATGTCCAATCTCGATCTGGCCCTGATCGCCATCCTGTGCGGCGAAGTGCTGGGGTTTCTCGCCTTCGCCAGGGACAAGCGGCGCGCCAAGGCCGGCCTGTGGCGCACGCCGGAGTCCACACTGTTGCTGTTCGGCCTGATCGGCGGGCTGGGCGCGTGGATGGGTCAGCACATCCTGCGCCACAAGACGCGCAAGGAACCGTTCAGGACCCAGTTCGGCCTGATCGTCCTGCTCCACCTGATCCTGCTGGCGGGCGGCGCCGCCTGGGTCATTCTATAA
- a CDS encoding dicarboxylate/amino acid:cation symporter, whose amino-acid sequence MSQSRIAAFFTSLSFFVIAALVAGVVVGALAQGSQAAWLTGALGVVESLGQVWLNALRMTVIPLVFSLLVTGIVSIADAAATGRIAVRSLVVFGVLLVGATIYAILAGLGLLAVWPIDAEAGRGLLAGVSAESLATVGEAARTDGLRAFLASLAPANVIKAASDDGVLAVVVFAVAFGFAATRIKAELRRPLAGFFEAVAETMVVIVHWVLLAAPFGVFALALGVGLRAGLGVAGTLAHYVAIVCLSQIGLILIIYVVAIVWGRISLGRFARAVAPAQVVAVSTQSSLASLPVMIERARDWLGVPQTSAGLVLPLAVAVFRITSPVANLAVCLYVAQLHGVELGLGVLIAGGLTAIAVSIASVGLPGQVSFFAAIGPICLAMGLPLGVLPLLLAVEVIPDIFRTVGNVTADLAATRIVAGEDGAGEGDRVIE is encoded by the coding sequence ATGAGCCAATCCCGCATCGCCGCCTTCTTCACCTCCCTGAGCTTTTTCGTCATCGCGGCCCTGGTCGCCGGCGTCGTCGTCGGCGCCCTGGCGCAAGGATCGCAGGCCGCCTGGCTGACCGGCGCCTTGGGCGTGGTCGAGAGCCTGGGCCAGGTGTGGCTGAACGCCTTGCGCATGACCGTCATTCCCCTGGTGTTCAGCCTGTTGGTGACCGGCATCGTCTCCATCGCCGATGCGGCGGCGACGGGCCGAATCGCGGTGCGGTCGCTGGTGGTGTTCGGCGTGCTGCTGGTCGGGGCGACGATCTATGCGATCCTGGCGGGCCTGGGCCTGCTGGCGGTCTGGCCGATCGATGCCGAGGCGGGGCGTGGGCTGCTGGCGGGCGTCAGCGCCGAATCCCTGGCGACCGTGGGGGAGGCGGCGCGCACCGACGGCCTGCGCGCCTTCCTGGCCAGTCTGGCGCCGGCCAATGTCATCAAGGCGGCGTCCGACGACGGGGTGTTGGCGGTGGTGGTCTTCGCCGTCGCCTTCGGCTTCGCCGCGACGCGGATCAAGGCCGAGCTGCGACGGCCCCTGGCGGGCTTCTTCGAGGCGGTGGCCGAGACCATGGTGGTCATCGTCCACTGGGTGCTGCTGGCGGCGCCATTCGGGGTGTTCGCCCTGGCGCTGGGCGTGGGTTTGCGCGCGGGCCTCGGGGTGGCGGGGACGCTCGCCCACTATGTCGCCATCGTCTGCCTGAGCCAGATCGGCCTGATCCTGATCATCTATGTCGTGGCGATCGTGTGGGGGCGGATTTCGCTGGGCCGTTTCGCGCGCGCCGTGGCTCCGGCCCAGGTCGTCGCCGTCTCGACCCAGTCGTCGCTGGCCAGCCTGCCGGTGATGATTGAGCGCGCGCGCGACTGGCTGGGCGTACCGCAGACCTCCGCCGGCCTCGTTCTGCCGCTGGCGGTGGCGGTGTTCCGCATCACCAGCCCGGTCGCCAACCTGGCGGTGTGCCTCTATGTGGCGCAGTTGCACGGGGTGGAGTTGGGGCTCGGCGTGCTGATCGCCGGCGGGCTGACGGCCATCGCCGTGTCCATCGCCTCGGTCGGTTTGCCGGGTCAGGTCAGCTTCTTCGCCGCCATCGGCCCCATCTGTCTGGCCATGGGCCTGCCGCTGGGCGTGCTGCCGCTGCTGCTGGCGGTCGAGGTCATTCCCGACATCTTCCGCACCGTCGGCAACGTCACCGCCGACCTGGCCGCGACCCGAATCGTGGCGGGTGAGGATGGGGCGGGCGAGGGCGATCGCGTTATAGAATGA
- a CDS encoding glutathione S-transferase family protein: MIKVHHLNDSRSQRVLWLLEELGLDYEVVRYERNPGNRLAPPELLAIHPLGKSPVIEDGAVKVAETGAIVEYLLDTYGQGRLRPAARTEDGRRFTYWLHYAEGSAMPPLLLKLVFSMLPRRAPALLKPIVNGVANKAIASFVDPQLRTHVGFWEDELGRSEWFAGDQFTAADIMMSFPVEAGADRAFDAETKPRLKAFLNRIHARPAYQRALERGGPYSYA, translated from the coding sequence ATGATCAAAGTCCACCATCTGAACGACAGCCGCTCGCAACGCGTCCTGTGGCTGCTCGAAGAGTTGGGCCTGGACTATGAGGTGGTCCGCTACGAACGAAACCCCGGAAACCGGCTGGCCCCGCCCGAACTGCTGGCGATCCATCCGCTGGGCAAGTCGCCGGTCATCGAGGACGGCGCGGTCAAGGTCGCAGAGACCGGGGCCATCGTCGAATATCTGCTCGATACCTATGGCCAAGGTCGCCTGCGTCCGGCGGCGAGAACCGAGGACGGCCGTCGGTTCACCTATTGGCTGCACTATGCCGAGGGGTCGGCCATGCCGCCCCTGCTGCTGAAGCTGGTCTTCAGCATGTTGCCGCGCCGCGCCCCCGCTCTGCTGAAACCCATCGTCAATGGCGTCGCCAACAAGGCGATCGCCAGTTTCGTAGACCCGCAACTGCGCACCCATGTCGGCTTTTGGGAAGACGAGCTGGGCCGCTCGGAATGGTTCGCGGGCGACCAGTTCACCGCCGCCGACATCATGATGAGCTTTCCGGTCGAGGCGGGCGCCGACCGCGCCTTCGACGCCGAGACCAAGCCCCGTTTGAAGGCCTTCCTGAACCGCATCCATGCGCGGCCGGCCTATCAACGCGCGCTCGAGCGGGGCGGTCCCTACAGCTACGCGTGA
- the greA gene encoding transcription elongation factor GreA — translation MEKVPMTGEGYRALDDQLKQLKSVERPSVIAAISEAREHGDLSENAEYHAAKERQGWIEGQIAEIEDKISRAQVIDVSKLSGSQVKFGATVTVVDEDTEEEATYQIVGEHEADVKKGKISIASPIARAMISKEVGDVVEVNTPGGVKAYEILKVEWK, via the coding sequence ATGGAAAAAGTGCCGATGACGGGCGAGGGCTACCGTGCCCTCGACGATCAACTGAAGCAATTGAAGTCGGTCGAAAGGCCGAGCGTGATCGCCGCCATTTCCGAGGCGCGTGAGCACGGCGACCTGTCCGAAAACGCCGAATACCATGCCGCCAAGGAGCGGCAGGGCTGGATCGAAGGCCAGATCGCCGAGATCGAGGATAAGATCAGCCGCGCCCAGGTCATCGACGTGTCCAAACTGTCGGGCAGCCAGGTCAAGTTCGGCGCCACGGTCACCGTGGTGGACGAGGACACCGAGGAAGAGGCCACCTATCAGATCGTCGGCGAACACGAGGCCGATGTGAAGAAGGGCAAGATCTCGATCGCCTCGCCGATCGCGCGCGCCATGATTTCCAAGGAAGTCGGCGACGTCGTTGAGGTCAACACGCCCGGCGGCGTGAAGGCCTACGAGATCCTCAAGGTCGAGTGGAAGTAA
- a CDS encoding mitochondrial fission ELM1 family protein: MAIWVVSDGRVGIENQALGLAEAVQRLTPAEITIKHIRWRPIFDRLPSALKTPAMLASAPLTAPWPDLWIATGRATLPLSTRIKAWSGGKTFVVQTQDPRWANDRYDLIVAPAHDGLSGDNVFEITGSPHRITPQRIAQAAPAFTDRIAPLPHPRITVLIGGKSKAFDLPPAHAADLADQIAEAVRASGGALMLTFSRRTPDAAKAVMTARLSDLPGWIWDGTGDNPLFGFLHFADHILVTEDSANMAAEAASTGKPVHVLPMIPLKAGDKFARLHDDLQSRGTTRPFDGALDGWTYEPLAETDRAARAVLEAMQTR; the protein is encoded by the coding sequence TTGGCCATCTGGGTCGTCTCCGACGGCCGCGTCGGCATCGAGAATCAGGCTCTAGGTCTCGCCGAGGCCGTTCAGCGCCTGACCCCGGCCGAAATCACGATCAAACATATCCGCTGGCGTCCGATCTTCGACCGCCTGCCGTCGGCGTTGAAGACCCCGGCGATGTTGGCGTCCGCGCCGCTGACCGCCCCCTGGCCTGATCTGTGGATCGCCACGGGTCGCGCGACCCTGCCGCTGTCGACCCGCATCAAGGCCTGGAGCGGCGGAAAGACCTTCGTCGTTCAGACCCAGGATCCTCGCTGGGCCAACGACCGCTACGACCTGATCGTCGCGCCCGCCCATGACGGTCTGTCGGGCGACAATGTCTTTGAAATCACCGGTTCGCCCCATCGCATCACGCCCCAGCGCATCGCTCAGGCCGCACCCGCGTTCACCGACCGGATCGCCCCCCTACCCCATCCGCGCATCACGGTGCTGATCGGCGGCAAGTCCAAGGCTTTCGACCTTCCCCCCGCCCATGCGGCCGACCTGGCCGACCAGATCGCGGAGGCCGTGCGAGCGTCGGGCGGCGCACTGATGCTGACCTTCTCGCGCCGCACGCCCGATGCGGCCAAGGCCGTCATGACCGCGCGCCTTTCGGATCTGCCGGGCTGGATCTGGGACGGAACAGGCGACAACCCCCTGTTCGGCTTCCTGCATTTCGCCGACCACATCCTGGTCACCGAGGACAGCGCCAATATGGCGGCCGAGGCCGCCTCGACCGGCAAGCCGGTCCATGTCCTGCCGATGATCCCGCTGAAAGCCGGCGACAAGTTCGCTCGCCTGCACGACGACCTGCAATCGCGCGGCACCACCCGTCCGTTTGACGGCGCGCTGGACGGCTGGACCTACGAGCCGCTGGCCGAGACCGACCGCGCCGCGCGCGCCGTTCTGGAAGCGATGCAGACGCGATAG
- the trxB gene encoding thioredoxin-disulfide reductase, whose translation MTQARTVRVAIIGSGPAGWTAAIYAARASLNPVVIAGIQPGGQLTITTDVENYPGFADTIQGPWLMEQMQAQALHVGTEVIHDIVVSADLSQRPFRLKLDSGEEMLAETVIISTGAQAKWLGLESEAAYQGFGVSACATCDGFFYRGKEVVVVGGGNTAVEEALFLTNFASKVTVVHRRDEFRAEKILQDRLFAHPKVEVIWNSAIEEIVGVVDGIARNVTGVRLKNVQDGSTREIPADGVFIAIGHAPSSELFKGQLETNAGGYLRVKPGTASTEIEGVWAAGDVTDDVYRQAVTAAGMGCMAALEVSRFLAEEDHAKAHHPISHAEAEKIGVW comes from the coding sequence ATGACCCAAGCTCGTACCGTTCGCGTCGCCATCATCGGTTCCGGTCCCGCCGGCTGGACCGCCGCCATCTACGCCGCCCGCGCCTCGCTGAACCCCGTCGTCATCGCCGGCATCCAGCCTGGCGGCCAGCTGACCATCACTACCGACGTCGAGAACTATCCCGGCTTCGCCGACACCATTCAGGGCCCCTGGCTGATGGAGCAGATGCAGGCCCAGGCCCTGCATGTCGGGACCGAGGTCATCCACGACATCGTGGTCTCCGCCGACCTGTCGCAACGCCCGTTCCGCCTGAAGCTGGACAGCGGCGAGGAGATGCTGGCCGAGACCGTCATCATCTCCACGGGCGCCCAGGCCAAATGGCTGGGGCTTGAGAGCGAGGCCGCCTATCAGGGCTTCGGCGTCTCGGCCTGCGCCACCTGCGACGGCTTCTTCTATCGCGGCAAGGAGGTCGTGGTCGTGGGCGGCGGCAACACCGCCGTCGAAGAGGCGCTGTTCCTGACCAACTTCGCCTCCAAGGTCACGGTCGTTCACCGCCGCGACGAGTTCCGCGCCGAGAAGATCCTGCAGGACCGGCTATTCGCCCACCCCAAGGTGGAGGTGATCTGGAACTCGGCGATCGAGGAGATCGTCGGCGTTGTGGACGGCATAGCCAGGAACGTCACCGGCGTTCGGCTCAAGAACGTCCAGGACGGCTCGACCCGGGAAATCCCCGCCGACGGCGTCTTCATCGCCATCGGTCACGCCCCGTCGTCGGAACTGTTCAAGGGCCAGCTGGAGACCAACGCCGGCGGCTATCTGCGGGTCAAGCCCGGCACGGCCTCGACCGAGATCGAAGGCGTCTGGGCCGCCGGCGACGTGACGGACGATGTCTACCGCCAGGCGGTGACCGCCGCCGGCATGGGCTGTATGGCCGCGCTGGAAGTCAGCCGCTTCCTCGCCGAGGAAGACCACGCCAAGGCGCACCACCCTATCAGCCACGCCGAGGCGGAAAAGATCGGGGTCTGGTGA
- a CDS encoding aldo/keto reductase, with translation MTTLPKRKLGSSGLDIAPLVSGGNVFGWTADEATSFALLDAFVEAGFDAIDTADVYSRWVPGHSGGESETIIGKWLKARGRRDDVKILTKVGSDMGQGHNDLSSAWIETAVEASLRRLQTDYIDLYQTHWPDPNTPQEETLRALDKLVQTGKVRAIGTSNHSAEQVSEALDISQREGLAAYATIQPHYNLYSRDTFEGGLQDLAVQKGLGVITYFSLESGFLTGKYKTVDQIAGTKREGMLKDKFDERGVRILAVLDAVAQKNEATSAQVALAWLLAQPGVTAPIVSATSTEQLADTLKAATLTLSDADLAELTEASA, from the coding sequence ATGACAACCCTTCCCAAACGCAAGCTCGGCTCAAGCGGCCTGGACATCGCCCCGCTGGTGTCCGGCGGCAACGTCTTTGGCTGGACGGCGGACGAGGCGACGTCATTCGCCCTCCTGGACGCCTTCGTCGAGGCCGGCTTTGACGCCATCGACACCGCCGACGTCTATTCGCGCTGGGTTCCGGGCCATTCCGGCGGTGAGAGCGAGACGATCATCGGCAAGTGGCTGAAGGCGCGCGGCCGGCGCGACGACGTGAAGATCCTGACCAAGGTCGGATCGGACATGGGGCAGGGCCACAACGACCTGTCGTCGGCCTGGATCGAGACGGCGGTCGAGGCGTCGCTGCGCCGGCTCCAGACCGACTACATCGACCTGTATCAGACCCACTGGCCCGATCCGAACACGCCGCAGGAAGAGACGCTGCGCGCGCTGGATAAGCTGGTGCAGACCGGCAAGGTGCGCGCCATCGGCACGTCCAACCATTCGGCCGAACAGGTGTCCGAAGCTCTGGACATCTCGCAGCGCGAGGGTCTGGCCGCCTATGCGACGATCCAGCCGCACTACAACCTCTACAGCCGCGACACCTTCGAGGGCGGGTTGCAGGACTTGGCTGTCCAGAAGGGCCTGGGCGTCATCACCTATTTCAGCCTGGAGAGCGGCTTCCTGACCGGCAAATACAAGACCGTCGATCAGATCGCCGGGACCAAGCGCGAGGGCATGCTGAAGGACAAGTTCGACGAGCGTGGCGTGCGCATCCTGGCGGTTCTGGATGCGGTGGCTCAGAAGAACGAGGCCACCTCCGCCCAAGTCGCCTTGGCCTGGCTGCTGGCCCAGCCGGGCGTGACGGCCCCGATCGTCAGCGCCACCTCGACCGAACAGCTGGCCGACACGCTGAAGGCGGCGACCCTCACACTGTCGGATGCGGATCTGGCGGAACTGACGGAGGCCTCGGCCTAA
- a CDS encoding response regulator, producing MTARILIIEDEALVAMELRFVLEDLGHEVLGVAATAQAARDLVRENDVDLALVDIHLSDGPTGINLGRELGQDMGVSVLFMTANPGMVREGVAGTIGVLSKPTDEHAVQTAVDYALRRRQGQPVDYAPPGLQLFG from the coding sequence ATGACTGCGCGTATCCTCATCATCGAAGACGAAGCTCTCGTTGCGATGGAGCTTAGGTTCGTCCTGGAAGACCTCGGCCACGAGGTCTTGGGCGTCGCCGCGACCGCACAGGCCGCGCGCGATCTGGTGCGCGAGAACGACGTCGATCTGGCGCTGGTCGACATCCACCTGTCCGATGGTCCGACAGGCATCAACCTGGGCCGAGAACTGGGCCAGGACATGGGCGTCTCCGTCCTGTTCATGACGGCCAATCCCGGCATGGTGCGCGAGGGCGTGGCCGGCACCATCGGCGTGCTGTCCAAGCCAACGGACGAGCATGCCGTCCAGACCGCCGTGGACTATGCCCTGCGTCGTCGCCAGGGGCAGCCGGTCGATTACGCGCCGCCGGGTCTTCAACTCTTCGGCTGA
- a CDS encoding PAS domain-containing protein encodes MTHPEVDCPRWDEADRLKALTSYGVLDTTPEGSFDDLASLAARICEAPMAAVSLVDSQRQWFKSEVGLGVRETPRPLSFCAHAMLGDDVMVIPDAMQDDRFIDNDLVTGAPHIRFYAGYPLRTPDGVPLGALCVLDDKPRPQGLTELQLMALKTLAHQVMTQLELRRALLDRDLSDRTARLAMEASAYVGAWDWDIPENRVIADERFARMYGVDPEAAREGAAIEVFTSNVHPDDAQRVADEIDRAMTGDGVFVSEYRLGQGDDVRWVLARGQVYFDAEGKPIRFPGVAVDITERKTIETDLAEIAVALSESESRFRVLADAMPQMVWSTLPDGFHDYYNARWYEFTGVPLGSTDGEGWNDMFHADDRERAWAVWRNSLETGEPYEIEYRLKHHSGVYRWTLGRAVAIRDEAGEITRWFGTLTDIDELKRLEQGRELVSQELSHRIKNIFAVVTALVALSARQYPEAKAFAASLRTRIAALARAHEFVRPHTETSKPTIGATTLHSFLSDLFQAYVDETGKARVVIRGEDAVFDDQAATSVALLFHELATNAAKYGALSERGGVVTLNTERQEDRFVLTWSETGGPVIQGMPQRTGFGSSLASLSVEGQLGGRLSREWRPEGLQVIVDLPATALSRRRAAGGYSS; translated from the coding sequence TTGACCCACCCCGAAGTCGATTGTCCGAGGTGGGACGAAGCCGACCGTCTGAAGGCCCTGACGAGCTACGGCGTGCTGGACACGACGCCCGAAGGGTCGTTCGACGATCTGGCGTCACTCGCTGCGCGCATCTGCGAAGCGCCGATGGCCGCCGTCAGTCTGGTCGATTCCCAGCGTCAGTGGTTCAAGTCCGAGGTCGGTCTGGGCGTGCGCGAAACGCCGCGGCCGCTGTCGTTCTGCGCCCACGCCATGCTGGGCGACGACGTCATGGTCATCCCCGACGCGATGCAGGATGACCGCTTCATCGACAATGATCTGGTGACGGGCGCGCCGCACATCCGCTTCTATGCCGGCTATCCGCTGAGGACGCCCGACGGCGTGCCGCTGGGCGCCCTATGCGTTCTGGATGACAAGCCGCGCCCGCAAGGTCTGACCGAGCTTCAGTTGATGGCGCTCAAGACCCTGGCGCATCAGGTGATGACGCAACTGGAGTTGCGTCGCGCGTTGTTGGACCGCGACCTGAGCGACCGCACCGCGCGGCTGGCGATGGAGGCCTCGGCCTATGTCGGGGCCTGGGACTGGGACATTCCTGAGAACCGCGTGATCGCCGACGAACGCTTTGCTCGCATGTACGGCGTGGATCCCGAAGCGGCGCGCGAGGGCGCGGCCATCGAGGTTTTCACAAGCAACGTCCATCCCGACGACGCCCAACGCGTCGCCGACGAGATCGACCGAGCCATGACGGGCGACGGCGTCTTCGTCAGCGAATATCGTCTGGGCCAGGGCGATGACGTGCGTTGGGTTCTGGCGCGCGGGCAGGTTTATTTCGACGCGGAGGGTAAGCCGATCCGCTTCCCTGGCGTCGCGGTGGACATCACCGAACGAAAGACCATCGAGACGGATCTCGCCGAGATCGCGGTCGCGTTGAGCGAAAGCGAGAGCCGGTTCCGGGTCTTGGCGGACGCCATGCCGCAGATGGTGTGGTCCACCCTGCCGGACGGTTTTCACGACTACTATAATGCCCGCTGGTACGAATTCACGGGCGTGCCGCTGGGTTCGACGGACGGCGAAGGCTGGAACGACATGTTCCACGCCGATGACCGCGAGCGGGCTTGGGCGGTGTGGCGCAACTCGCTGGAAACCGGCGAGCCCTATGAGATCGAATACCGGCTGAAGCATCACAGCGGCGTCTATCGCTGGACGCTGGGCCGCGCGGTGGCGATCCGCGACGAGGCGGGCGAGATCACCCGCTGGTTCGGCACCCTGACCGATATCGATGAGTTGAAGCGGCTGGAGCAGGGCCGCGAACTGGTCAGCCAAGAGCTGAGCCACCGGATCAAGAACATCTTCGCCGTGGTCACCGCCCTGGTCGCCCTGTCGGCGCGCCAGTATCCGGAGGCCAAGGCGTTTGCGGCCTCGCTGCGCACGCGGATCGCCGCCTTGGCCCGTGCGCATGAGTTCGTTAGGCCGCACACCGAAACGTCCAAGCCCACAATCGGCGCAACGACCCTGCATTCTTTCCTGTCCGACCTGTTCCAGGCCTATGTGGACGAAACCGGAAAAGCACGCGTCGTGATCCGGGGCGAGGACGCGGTCTTTGATGATCAGGCGGCGACCTCCGTGGCGCTTCTGTTCCATGAGCTGGCCACCAACGCCGCCAAATACGGCGCCCTGTCCGAGCGCGGGGGCGTCGTGACGCTCAACACAGAACGACAAGAGGATCGTTTCGTCCTGACCTGGTCGGAAACAGGCGGTCCGGTCATCCAGGGCATGCCGCAGCGCACCGGCTTCGGCTCCTCCCTGGCCAGTCTATCAGTCGAGGGACAGCTGGGCGGTCGGCTGTCGCGCGAATGGCGGCCAGAGGGGCTTCAGGTCATTGTGGATCTGCCGGCGACGGCCTTGTCCAGGCGGCGCGCGGCAGGCGGATATTCAAGTTAG
- a CDS encoding cell wall hydrolase, with product MTRLPWKTMWKALRRSAAALPAAGAVLGVAMAAGSSVRPDMDRTAEAVSRITGGDLGAGGLAAIKGRLTPSQLAVAMRHDPNLLQPALYGLTPGWESLTLAGKPGLEPGKSGLEAQRLNAAMAPASGALRPALPFVFKGSAEDRRRALRCLTQAVYYEAALEPDNGQAGVAQVVLNRVRDPNYANTVCGVVFEGAERVTGCQFSFTCDGSLGQAPVGWAWERARKVAERALNGAVAQDVGTATHYHADYVHPWWAPTVAKVTQIGAHIFYRWKGVYGETAAFSKTYNGREPAIDEARFSRPRMTIAAGSATGGADPDAPVKDAPLKTVEIDGQQRVVGVVSLGGRRLPTRDEVAAINARLNALERPASSTKPAAPAPTGVTTMDVEEVGRPAN from the coding sequence ATGACCCGGTTGCCCTGGAAGACGATGTGGAAGGCGCTGCGGCGTTCGGCGGCGGCCTTGCCCGCGGCCGGCGCGGTGCTGGGCGTCGCCATGGCGGCAGGGTCCAGCGTGCGCCCCGATATGGACCGGACCGCTGAGGCGGTCTCGCGCATCACCGGCGGCGATCTCGGCGCGGGCGGGCTGGCGGCAATTAAGGGGCGACTGACGCCGTCGCAACTGGCGGTGGCCATGCGTCATGATCCGAACCTTCTGCAACCGGCCCTTTACGGGCTGACGCCGGGTTGGGAGAGCCTGACGCTGGCCGGAAAGCCGGGTCTGGAACCGGGCAAGAGCGGCCTTGAGGCCCAACGTCTGAACGCGGCCATGGCGCCCGCGTCAGGCGCGCTGCGTCCCGCCTTGCCGTTCGTGTTCAAGGGTAGCGCCGAGGATCGCAGGCGGGCTTTGCGCTGCCTGACCCAGGCCGTCTATTACGAGGCGGCGCTGGAGCCGGACAACGGCCAGGCGGGCGTGGCTCAGGTGGTCCTGAACCGCGTGCGCGATCCGAACTACGCCAACACCGTCTGCGGCGTGGTGTTCGAGGGCGCCGAGCGCGTCACGGGCTGTCAGTTCAGCTTCACCTGCGACGGCTCGCTGGGCCAGGCGCCGGTCGGCTGGGCGTGGGAGCGGGCGCGCAAGGTGGCGGAGCGGGCGCTGAACGGCGCCGTGGCTCAGGACGTCGGCACCGCCACCCACTATCACGCCGACTATGTGCATCCTTGGTGGGCGCCGACGGTGGCCAAGGTGACGCAGATCGGCGCGCACATCTTCTATCGTTGGAAGGGCGTCTATGGCGAAACGGCCGCCTTTAGCAAAACCTACAATGGGCGCGAGCCGGCGATCGACGAGGCGCGCTTCTCGCGTCCGCGCATGACGATCGCGGCCGGCTCCGCAACCGGCGGCGCCGATCCCGATGCGCCGGTCAAGGACGCGCCGTTGAAGACGGTCGAGATCGATGGTCAGCAGCGGGTCGTCGGCGTGGTCAGCCTGGGCGGTCGCCGCCTGCCCACGCGTGACGAGGTTGCGGCCATCAACGCGCGCCTGAACGCTCTGGAGCGGCCAGCATCGTCGACCAAACCCGCCGCCCCGGCGCCCACAGGCGTCACGACGATGGATGTGGAGGAAGTCGGTCGCCCCGCGAACTGA